A segment of the Prochlorococcus sp. RS04 genome:
AAAATTATATCCACTCTCAACAAAGATAAGAATGCGAATATCTCAGTTAAACAAATATCTAATAGATATGGAGTTGATATTGCAAAAGGCTTTAAGAGTCCTTCTGCTTGGATGAACGAAGCAGCTTCAAAACATACCTCAGGCGATATAAGAAGAATGTCTCATAAGTTATTAGAAGATTATAGAAATCAAATGCTGGGTAAAATTGCTTTAGAAGTCCCACTATGGAATTAAATAATCAAAATTCTTTCGGCATTGGAGAAGGTGAGCTTATAGAAATTATTTATGAGCTACCTCTTCCTATGAGGCTAGACAGATGGTTGGTAAGTAAAAGACCAGAACAAAGTAGAGCAAGAATTCAACATTTTATAAATTCAGGTTTAGTACTTGTAAATTACAAGACTGCTAAAGCAAAGACCCCATTAAAAAATGGCGACAATGTTCAAATATGGATGCCTCCTCCAGAACCTCTTATTTATTTGAAACCTGAAAAAATGGATTTAAATATCCTTTTTGAAGACGAGCACATCATAGTAATCAATAAACAATCAGGTCTAATAGTTCATCCAGCCCCTGGACATAAATCAGGCACTTTAGTGAATGGATTACTTTTTCACTGTAAAGATCTACCTGGAATTAATGGGAAACTAAGACCTGGGATTGTTCACAGATTAGATAAAGATACCTCCGGATGTATGGTGGTTGCAAAAAGCCAAGAGGCATTAGTAAATCTCCAGAAACAAATTAAAGAAAAAATAGCATCACGCGAATATATTGCAGTAATTCATGGGGCACCTAATTCTGGAGAAGGTCAAATAGTGGGACACATTGGCAGAGATAAATTAAATAGATTGAAATATAAAGTAGTTGAAGAGACTTCAGGAAGATATGCCTGTACCTATTGGAAATTAGAAGAAAGGTTTGGCAATTACTCATTAATGAGTTTCAAACTAGATACGGGGCGAACCCATCAAATAAGAGTTCATTGCGCTCACATTAATCATCCAATTGTGGGTGATCCACTATATGGAAGATGTAAAAAACTACCATGTAAATTAGATGGCCAAGCTTTACACGCCGTTAAGCTTGGACTTATACATCCAATAAATGGTAAAGAAATGATATTTGAATCAGAATTACCATTAGATTTTAAAAAATTACTAAGTATTCTAAAAGTTAAATAAGATTTAAAGAGGAATTTAGAAGTGATTTTGTATACGTGTTTTTAGTTTTAGTGAATATTGTAGAACTTTCTCCTTCATCAACTATCTTTCCTTGATTCATAACTAGCAACCTATCACAAAATTTTTTAGCAATGCCTAAATCATGGGTAATAAAGATAATCGTTAAATTCATTTTTTCTTGAAATGCTCTAAGTAATTCAAGAATCTCTATTTTTACTGAAGCATCCAACATATTTACGCTCTCATCACAAATTAAAATTTTTGGATTCAACAATAGCGCCTTGGCCAATGAAATTCTTTGCAATTGACCACCAGATAATTGGTTAGGATAAGAATTAAAAAAATCATTATTTAAGGGAAGATTTAAATTTCTTAACATTAATCTTATTTCTTTTTCGATTTTTCCTTTATCTGAAATTTTTTGAATAAAAAATATATCTTCCAAAATACTTTTAATTGTCATTTTCGGGTTCAAACTTGAAAAAGGATCTTGAAAAATAATTTGCACTTTATTGTTCTTTTTAAAAGATTTATTTTTTTTCGATGCATGATTTTTATCATAAATTTTGATTTCACCACCTCTTACTTTAAGAAGTCCAATTAAAGCCCTGCATAATGTACTTTTACCACTCCCTGAAGAACCAACTATTCCAAGAGTCTCATTCTCATATAACTTGAAACTAACTTCATTTAAAGCCTTATTCCATTTATTAATGAAAATTGAAGAATTTAATTTATACCAATGTCTTAGGTTATTTACCTCTAGAATGACCTCATCTCGAGAATTATTTTTAGTATTTGGTTCTAATACTATTTTTGAAGCATTTACTAACTTTTTCCCGATATCTGATTTTGGTGATTGAAAAATATCTAATATATTCCCTTTTTCAACAATCGATCCCTTTTCAATTATTGCAACTTTTTTACACCACTTTGCTGCAAGATTAATATCATGACTAATTAAAATTAAAGTTGTATCAAATTCATTACATAGATGAATTATTTCTTGCATAATTTCAAAACTTGTTTTTGTATCTAAGCTTGTTGTAGGTTCATCAGCTATTAATAATTTAGGTTTCAAAGCAAGTGCCATTGCTATAGAAACTCTCTGTCTCATTCCGCCGCTAAATTGATGTGGGAAAGAATCAAGTCTACTTTCTTCAATTCCGACTTTTTGAAAAACTTCTCTTACTAATTTTTTAATGGCTAAAGATGATTTAGTTTGATCATGTGTTTTAAATAATTCATATAAATGATCCCCAACTCTCATTAGCGGATTAAGTTTTTTTATAGAGTCTTGAAAAATAAATCCAAAATTCTTTCTTCTAAATAATTGTGCATCTTTGTTTTTTATTTTCCTAGGATCTTCATTAGAAATCGATAGATACCCTTTAGAAGTGGCCTTTGCAGGCAATATATTTACTAATGTTTTTGCAAAAGTGGTCTTTCCACATCCAGAAGGTCCTATTATGGCCAAATGATCTCCACTATCTATTTCCAAATTAAAATTTTTGATAATAGGTTGCTGTTTTAGACCATATTTAACAGTAAGATTTTTAACTACAATAATTTTTTCTTTATTTTTTTCCATGATTTATAGCAAATTTTTCTAGACATAAATAAAATATATCTAAAGCAATATAAAATGTCCGAGGCAGCTGCAAATTCAAAAGAAAAAAACGAAATTGAAGTTTCCAAAACTATTTTGCCTGAAAATAAAAAATATGAAAGTGAATCTTTGAATTATCAAATAAAAATTCCCGATTGGCTTCTTAAAGATATTCATAATTTTGAAAAATCAAATAAAGAAAATGATGAGAATCAAAACCTTATAGTAAAGGCTTTTAAACTTGCTTATAAAGCTCATGATGGACAATTCCGTGCGAGCGGCGAGCCATACATTATCCACCCGGTTGCTGTTGCAAATCTCCTTAAAGAAATAGGTGCTAGTTCGTCTGTTATTGCTGCAGGCCTTTTGCATGATGTAGTTGAAGATACTGGCATTGATTTATCCGAAATAGAAACAAATTTTGGATTGGAAGTAAAAATACTTGTAGAGGGTGTAACAAAATTAGGCGGCATTCACTTTAACAATAGGACTGAAGCACAAGCTGAAAATCTTAGGAAAATGTTTTTGGCTATGGCCAGCGATATCAGAGTTGTCTTAGTTAAACTTGCAGATCGACTTCATAACATGAGAACAATTGAATGGCTAAATGATGAGAAAAAACTAAGAATAGCGAGAGAAACAAGAGAGATTTATGCACCATTAGCTAATCGACTAGGAATAAACAGATTTAAATGGGAATTAGAAGATTTAGCTTTTAAATTCCTAGAGCCTAAAGAATATCTAGATCTTAAAGATCAAATCGCCGTTAAAAGAAGTGATAGAGAAAAAAGATTAAAAGTAACTTTGAATCTTATGA
Coding sequences within it:
- a CDS encoding ABC transporter ATP-binding protein, with amino-acid sequence MEKNKEKIIVVKNLTVKYGLKQQPIIKNFNLEIDSGDHLAIIGPSGCGKTTFAKTLVNILPAKATSKGYLSISNEDPRKIKNKDAQLFRRKNFGFIFQDSIKKLNPLMRVGDHLYELFKTHDQTKSSLAIKKLVREVFQKVGIEESRLDSFPHQFSGGMRQRVSIAMALALKPKLLIADEPTTSLDTKTSFEIMQEIIHLCNEFDTTLILISHDINLAAKWCKKVAIIEKGSIVEKGNILDIFQSPKSDIGKKLVNASKIVLEPNTKNNSRDEVILEVNNLRHWYKLNSSIFINKWNKALNEVSFKLYENETLGIVGSSGSGKSTLCRALIGLLKVRGGEIKIYDKNHASKKNKSFKKNNKVQIIFQDPFSSLNPKMTIKSILEDIFFIQKISDKGKIEKEIRLMLRNLNLPLNNDFFNSYPNQLSGGQLQRISLAKALLLNPKILICDESVNMLDASVKIEILELLRAFQEKMNLTIIFITHDLGIAKKFCDRLLVMNQGKIVDEGESSTIFTKTKNTYTKSLLNSSLNLI
- a CDS encoding RluA family pseudouridine synthase is translated as MELNNQNSFGIGEGELIEIIYELPLPMRLDRWLVSKRPEQSRARIQHFINSGLVLVNYKTAKAKTPLKNGDNVQIWMPPPEPLIYLKPEKMDLNILFEDEHIIVINKQSGLIVHPAPGHKSGTLVNGLLFHCKDLPGINGKLRPGIVHRLDKDTSGCMVVAKSQEALVNLQKQIKEKIASREYIAVIHGAPNSGEGQIVGHIGRDKLNRLKYKVVEETSGRYACTYWKLEERFGNYSLMSFKLDTGRTHQIRVHCAHINHPIVGDPLYGRCKKLPCKLDGQALHAVKLGLIHPINGKEMIFESELPLDFKKLLSILKVK